In a single window of the Tellurirhabdus bombi genome:
- the rpsU gene encoding 30S ribosomal protein S21 has protein sequence MIIINVKENESIDKALKRFKKKFEKTGVLRELRSRTAFTKPSVRRRHEILNAVYKQKTYGNQDQ, from the coding sequence ATGATTATCATAAACGTAAAAGAAAACGAATCAATTGATAAGGCTCTGAAGCGTTTCAAGAAGAAATTCGAGAAAACAGGTGTTTTGCGCGAACTACGTTCACGTACTGCATTTACAAAACCTTCAGTAAGACGCCGTCATGAGATTTTGAACGCCGTTTACAAGCAAAAAACGTACGGCAACCAAGATCAGTAG
- a CDS encoding Ppx/GppA phosphatase family protein translates to MTKQAVIDLGTNTFHLMIVERAEDGKPKTLFRESRPAKIGKAGINKGIITEEAIERALVVLRYFREVLTQHDVSVDQVVAMGTSAIRSADNKDEFIKRVQQETGLTITVISGDEEAAYIYQGVRAAGTLAQIDKAGSSALVVDIGGGSVEFILCNDQRVFWKQSFEIGGQRLMEKFMDTDPISPTAVRRLQSYFQEQLLPLTNAIHQYQPAVLVGSSGTFDTLVDMHYMHEQGVWPPAEQVAFALPVSEFYRSYELLLTRDHTGRMALPGMIELRVDMIVVAACLIDYVLRTFGIQEIRVSTYSLKEGVLADLQNR, encoded by the coding sequence ATGACTAAGCAAGCCGTTATTGACCTCGGGACAAATACGTTTCATCTGATGATTGTTGAACGCGCCGAGGACGGAAAACCAAAGACCTTGTTTCGGGAAAGCCGTCCCGCCAAAATAGGAAAGGCAGGAATCAATAAAGGCATCATTACGGAAGAAGCCATCGAGCGGGCTTTGGTGGTGCTGCGCTATTTTCGGGAGGTGCTGACGCAGCATGATGTATCTGTTGATCAGGTGGTTGCTATGGGAACAAGCGCCATTCGAAGCGCAGACAACAAAGATGAATTTATAAAGCGCGTTCAGCAGGAGACCGGCTTGACCATTACAGTGATTTCGGGCGACGAAGAAGCGGCTTACATCTACCAGGGTGTACGGGCGGCGGGTACGCTGGCACAAATCGACAAGGCGGGTTCCAGCGCGTTGGTGGTCGATATTGGCGGAGGCAGCGTGGAATTTATTCTCTGCAACGACCAGCGGGTTTTTTGGAAACAAAGCTTCGAAATTGGCGGGCAGCGGCTCATGGAGAAGTTTATGGATACAGATCCGATCAGCCCGACAGCGGTGCGGCGTTTGCAGAGTTATTTCCAGGAGCAATTATTACCCTTAACGAATGCCATTCACCAGTACCAGCCGGCGGTGTTGGTCGGCTCTTCCGGGACGTTCGATACTTTGGTTGACATGCACTATATGCACGAACAGGGCGTCTGGCCACCGGCAGAGCAGGTTGCTTTTGCCTTACCGGTTAGCGAATTTTACCGGTCGTATGAGCTGCTGTTAACTCGCGATCACACGGGCAGAATGGCCCTGCCCGGAATGATTGAACTGCGGGTCGACATGATTGTGGTTGCTGCCTGCCTGATTGATTATGTGCTGCGGACGTTTGGTATTCAGGAAATTCGTGTTTCCACCTATTCGTTGAAGGAAGGCGTATTGGCTGATTTGCAAAATCGTTAA
- a CDS encoding acyltransferase family protein: MDAYRGFVMLLMMAEILQFERISEALPNSSFWHFLAHHQSHVAWYGCSLHDLIQPSFSFLVGVALPYSVASQVASDKPFSTLFLRALRRSLVLVLLGILLRSVGREQTNFTFEDTLTQIGLGYPFLFLLGFGSSRTGWIALAVILVGYWAAFIAYPLPDAAFDYAAVGVPADWPHHASGLSAHFNKNSNLAWAFDTWFLNLFPRAKPFLFNGGGYATLSFIPTLGTMVLGLQAGRWLRTKLSPNELLKRFILAGVVGLLAGWVLEVTNICPVVKRIWTPAWVLFSGGWCFLLLALFYYLIDVRTWRGWAFPLVVIGMNSIAIYCLVHLIDQFIIGFFRTHFGPSFFLILGTPYESLVSGLAALFVFWLILYWMYRKRLFIRV; encoded by the coding sequence ATGGATGCCTATCGGGGCTTTGTAATGCTGCTGATGATGGCCGAAATTCTGCAATTTGAGCGCATCTCCGAAGCACTGCCCAACAGTTCCTTCTGGCATTTTCTGGCGCATCACCAAAGCCACGTTGCCTGGTATGGCTGCTCGCTTCATGATTTGATTCAGCCGTCTTTTTCCTTTCTGGTGGGCGTTGCCCTGCCTTATTCTGTTGCCAGCCAGGTTGCCAGCGACAAACCGTTTAGCACGTTATTCCTGCGGGCCCTTCGTCGCTCGCTCGTTCTTGTCCTGCTGGGCATTTTGCTACGCTCGGTTGGTCGTGAACAAACCAACTTCACGTTTGAAGACACGCTGACCCAGATCGGGTTGGGGTATCCATTTTTATTTCTGCTTGGTTTTGGGTCAAGCCGAACAGGCTGGATTGCGCTGGCCGTCATTCTCGTTGGCTACTGGGCGGCTTTCATCGCTTATCCACTTCCTGATGCGGCTTTTGATTACGCGGCGGTGGGCGTTCCCGCCGATTGGCCGCACCACGCCAGCGGATTGTCAGCGCATTTTAATAAAAACAGCAATCTGGCCTGGGCATTCGATACCTGGTTTCTGAATTTGTTTCCGCGAGCCAAGCCCTTTCTGTTCAATGGCGGTGGCTATGCGACATTGAGTTTTATTCCTACGCTGGGAACGATGGTATTGGGTTTGCAGGCCGGTCGGTGGCTGCGTACTAAGCTCAGTCCTAATGAGCTGCTGAAACGTTTCATTCTGGCTGGCGTCGTTGGTCTATTAGCCGGGTGGGTTTTGGAAGTTACCAATATATGCCCGGTTGTAAAGCGCATCTGGACCCCGGCCTGGGTTTTGTTTAGCGGTGGCTGGTGTTTTCTGCTGCTGGCTTTGTTTTATTACCTAATCGACGTTCGCACCTGGCGGGGCTGGGCTTTCCCACTGGTTGTTATTGGGATGAATTCCATCGCCATTTACTGCCTCGTTCACCTCATCGACCAGTTTATTATTGGTTTCTTCAGAACGCATTTTGGGCCTTCTTTCTTCCTGATTTTGGGTACGCCTTATGAATCCCTGGTGAGTGGTTTAGCCGCCTTGTTCGTCTTCTGGCTCATTTTATACTGGATGTACCGCAAGCGACTGTTTATCAGAGTATAA
- a CDS encoding type II toxin-antitoxin system RelE/ParE family toxin: MDSKREIVWLNEAKEEFRDAIHYLSRSSVRYAEEWVDTFDRKLALIASFPEMGRIVPEKQLKLYREILVGKYRVLYIYLHDKITIVAVRHSASNLDRLL; the protein is encoded by the coding sequence ATGGATTCAAAAAGAGAAATAGTTTGGCTAAATGAGGCCAAAGAAGAATTCAGAGACGCGATTCATTATCTATCTAGATCTTCTGTCCGGTACGCTGAGGAATGGGTAGATACCTTTGACCGAAAATTAGCTTTGATAGCAAGTTTTCCTGAAATGGGGCGAATTGTTCCTGAAAAGCAACTTAAATTATATCGTGAAATACTAGTCGGTAAATATAGAGTTCTCTATATCTACCTCCATGATAAAATTACAATTGTGGCAGTAAGGCATTCTGCCAGCAATTTAGATAGGTTACTATGA
- a CDS encoding 3-keto-disaccharide hydrolase has translation MNRLTYFTFFFFALINTYAQQNTLSAQEKKEGWKLLFNGKNAAGWHTYGKQGVGSAWILDDQALKLHVPNRAGNKAKNGGDLVTDAVFKGNFEFKADWKVGSKTNSGIFFFVTEAPQYKEIYHTGLELQVLDNSIYEGAPENKHRAGDFFGVANARLREPLPVGEWNRLRFVLQKGLLSVYLNDFLVQEHQLNSTDWKNKIAGSGLKAAPINKGIYEGRIGLQDWGSEVWFRNVKIRPL, from the coding sequence ATGAATCGGCTGACCTATTTCACTTTTTTCTTTTTTGCCTTAATCAATACATATGCTCAACAAAATACGCTTTCCGCTCAGGAAAAGAAAGAAGGCTGGAAGCTGCTTTTTAACGGCAAAAATGCGGCGGGCTGGCATACGTACGGGAAACAGGGCGTCGGTTCCGCCTGGATTCTGGACGACCAAGCCTTAAAACTTCACGTGCCCAACCGAGCGGGCAACAAGGCAAAAAACGGTGGAGATTTGGTAACGGATGCTGTTTTTAAAGGTAACTTTGAGTTTAAAGCCGATTGGAAAGTAGGCTCTAAAACCAATAGCGGCATCTTTTTCTTTGTTACGGAAGCACCGCAGTATAAAGAAATCTACCATACTGGCCTGGAATTGCAGGTACTGGACAACTCGATTTACGAAGGAGCGCCCGAAAACAAACACCGCGCCGGCGACTTCTTCGGTGTCGCCAACGCCCGCCTCCGGGAGCCGTTGCCCGTGGGCGAATGGAACCGCCTGCGCTTCGTACTGCAAAAAGGCCTGCTATCGGTTTATCTGAACGATTTTCTGGTGCAGGAACACCAGCTCAACAGTACCGACTGGAAAAACAAAATTGCCGGAAGCGGCTTAAAGGCAGCACCAATTAATAAAGGCATTTACGAAGGACGTATCGGTTTACAGGATTGGGGCAGTGAAGTGTGGTTCCGCAATGTTAAGATTCGTCCACTATAA
- a CDS encoding DUF59 domain-containing protein, giving the protein MNEAELKEEVIKAIKMVYDPEIPVDVYELGLIYDIKIFPVNNIYVLMTLTSPSCPSAGTIPGEIEEKIREVEGVNDVSVELTFDPPYTTEMMSEVAKLELGFM; this is encoded by the coding sequence ATGAACGAAGCTGAACTGAAAGAAGAGGTTATAAAAGCCATTAAAATGGTTTATGACCCGGAAATTCCAGTGGATGTCTACGAATTAGGCTTGATCTATGATATCAAAATTTTTCCAGTCAATAACATTTATGTGCTGATGACGCTCACGTCGCCTTCCTGCCCATCGGCGGGAACGATTCCGGGCGAGATTGAAGAAAAAATCCGGGAAGTAGAAGGCGTCAACGACGTAAGCGTTGAACTTACTTTCGATCCGCCGTACACCACAGAAATGATGTCGGAAGTGGCAAAACTGGAACTAGGATTTATGTAA
- a CDS encoding glycosyltransferase → MKPLVSIVLPTDKRPELLNRCLEALMRQSLPYHTFEVIVVDDADDSATRQVVEAAAQRSKTTPIVYLAQPQRRGPVAARNRGWREAKGSIIGFTNDDCIPGDDWIRNAVDAFIDGAEVVSGHLCLQCSEKTMQFQRISSYMENAELVTANCFCLKTALEKVDGLEESFDTAWQADNDLQFKFIKSEIPITKRKDVVTDYPIRPGSWWECLKEERNNCYDALLYKRHPKLFREKLREQNNALLYYTIVIGFLIGVYGQINELTYVSFYGFALFTAFLVVLFIKRLWGTPLNLVVLGQTVVTTAATPFLAVYWRLHGAVKHRTLYW, encoded by the coding sequence ATGAAGCCCTTAGTTTCAATTGTATTACCAACCGATAAGCGTCCCGAATTACTGAATCGGTGCCTGGAAGCACTGATGCGGCAATCGTTACCATACCATACATTCGAGGTTATTGTTGTTGACGATGCGGATGATTCGGCTACACGCCAGGTCGTCGAGGCGGCGGCCCAACGAAGTAAAACCACACCTATCGTTTATTTAGCGCAACCCCAGCGGCGTGGTCCTGTAGCGGCCCGCAACCGGGGCTGGCGCGAAGCAAAGGGGTCTATTATTGGTTTTACGAACGACGATTGCATTCCCGGCGATGACTGGATCCGGAACGCAGTCGATGCCTTTATCGATGGGGCTGAGGTGGTTTCCGGCCATTTATGCCTTCAGTGTTCTGAAAAAACGATGCAGTTCCAACGGATCAGTTCGTACATGGAAAATGCTGAGCTAGTGACTGCCAATTGCTTCTGCCTGAAGACCGCACTAGAAAAAGTAGACGGTCTGGAAGAAAGTTTTGATACGGCCTGGCAAGCGGACAACGATTTGCAATTTAAATTCATCAAAAGCGAGATTCCCATTACCAAACGGAAGGACGTTGTGACGGATTACCCGATCCGCCCAGGATCGTGGTGGGAGTGTTTGAAAGAAGAGCGCAATAATTGTTACGACGCCTTGCTCTATAAACGGCATCCCAAATTATTTCGGGAGAAGCTTCGCGAGCAGAACAACGCGCTTCTGTACTACACCATTGTAATTGGCTTTTTGATTGGCGTTTATGGGCAAATAAACGAGCTTACGTATGTTTCGTTCTACGGGTTTGCGCTTTTCACAGCCTTTTTAGTTGTGCTGTTCATTAAACGATTGTGGGGTACGCCGCTTAATTTAGTTGTACTTGGACAAACCGTAGTCACTACAGCAGCCACCCCGTTTTTAGCAGTATACTGGCGCCTACACGGCGCTGTCAAACACCGAACTTTATATTGGTAA
- a CDS encoding SufE family protein — protein sequence MTINEKQDEIIEDFDLFDDQLDKTQYIIDLGKKLPPMPEQYKTDYNLIRGCQSKVWLHAEMQGDVVHFEADSEPTAQISKGLVSLLIRILNHEKPEEVAKADLYFIDKIGLSSLVTSRRAGGLASMLKQMKDFAAAQTV from the coding sequence ATGACCATTAACGAAAAGCAAGACGAGATTATCGAGGACTTCGACCTCTTTGACGATCAGCTTGATAAGACACAATACATCATTGACTTAGGCAAAAAGCTACCGCCCATGCCTGAGCAGTATAAAACGGATTATAACCTGATTCGTGGTTGCCAGTCTAAGGTCTGGCTGCACGCCGAAATGCAGGGCGATGTCGTTCACTTTGAAGCAGACAGCGAACCGACGGCACAAATTAGTAAAGGACTGGTTAGTTTGCTGATTCGTATTCTGAATCATGAAAAGCCTGAAGAAGTGGCCAAAGCCGATCTTTATTTTATTGATAAAATTGGTCTAAGCAGTCTGGTTACATCACGACGGGCGGGTGGTCTGGCTTCCATGCTTAAGCAAATGAAAGATTTTGCCGCGGCCCAGACAGTATAA
- a CDS encoding PaaI family thioesterase, whose translation MEEEQRTRTISWEDPMKGAQAAKTMSGLEYLTSIVEGQNAQAPIAEALGFEMVSVEDGKAVFSATPQEFHYNPLGAVHGGLVSTLCDSAMGSAVLTKLKAGVGYTTLEVKVNIVRPITAKTGRLVCTGTVIHVGRSVATAEAKVEDEQGKLYAHATTTCMIFQ comes from the coding sequence ATGGAGGAGGAACAACGTACCCGGACGATTTCGTGGGAGGACCCCATGAAAGGCGCGCAAGCCGCTAAAACAATGTCGGGGCTGGAGTATTTAACGAGCATTGTGGAAGGGCAGAATGCGCAGGCGCCTATTGCCGAAGCGCTTGGTTTTGAGATGGTTTCGGTAGAAGATGGAAAAGCCGTTTTCTCCGCTACCCCGCAAGAGTTTCATTACAACCCGCTGGGGGCTGTACACGGCGGTCTGGTATCCACGCTTTGCGATTCAGCGATGGGTAGTGCGGTACTAACAAAGCTGAAGGCGGGTGTTGGTTATACCACGCTGGAAGTGAAAGTCAACATTGTTCGGCCCATCACGGCAAAAACCGGGCGTCTGGTTTGCACCGGAACCGTGATTCATGTCGGGCGGAGCGTCGCCACCGCCGAGGCAAAAGTGGAAGATGAGCAAGGAAAGCTCTACGCCCATGCCACTACAACCTGCATGATTTTCCAATAG
- a CDS encoding BrxA/BrxB family bacilliredoxin: MYPPHLVAPMKADLVNVGFQELTTAEDVVNTMENAEGTMLVVVNSVCGCAAGAARPGVKAAIEASEIKPDKLVTVFAGVDGDATAKMREFLLPYPPSSPSIALFKDGELVHFIERHHIEGRSAGMIAQHLEMAFEEFCEKA, encoded by the coding sequence ATGTATCCTCCTCATCTAGTAGCGCCAATGAAGGCTGACCTGGTCAACGTTGGTTTTCAGGAGTTAACCACTGCCGAGGACGTGGTCAATACCATGGAAAACGCAGAGGGCACCATGTTGGTAGTTGTGAATTCGGTTTGTGGTTGCGCAGCTGGCGCGGCACGCCCGGGTGTAAAGGCAGCTATCGAGGCTAGCGAAATTAAGCCAGACAAACTGGTAACCGTTTTCGCCGGAGTGGATGGCGACGCAACTGCGAAGATGCGTGAATTTTTACTGCCTTATCCACCATCATCGCCGTCGATTGCTCTTTTCAAAGACGGAGAGCTGGTTCATTTTATCGAGCGTCACCACATCGAAGGCCGTTCGGCGGGTATGATTGCCCAGCACCTGGAGATGGCGTTTGAAGAGTTCTGCGAAAAAGCGTAA
- a CDS encoding cysteine desulfurase: protein MQAATHEILDIEAIRRDFPILDQRVHGKELVYFDNAATTQKPLSVIHALTQYYEGYNANIHRGIHFLAEKATAAFEATRVAIQQFINAAHVEEVIFTYGTTDSINLVAQSYGRKFLGEGDEIIITAMEHHSNIVPWQMLCEEKGCVLKVIPVDDKGDLILEEYEKLLSERTKLVSVVYVSNALGTINPVKTIIDKAHEFGAKVMLDGAQASSHLDIDVQALDCDFFAFSAHKIYGPTGMGALYGKSEVLNAMNPYRGGGEMIKEVTFEKTTYNDIPYKFEAGTPNIADVVATQNALEYINTLGKSSIAAHEHALLEYATEAMESIEGLKIIGKANEKISVISFVMDGIHHQDIGVILDQLGIAVRTGHHCTQPLMRRYGIAGTTRASFAVYNTKEEIDRLVQGIHRVRKMML, encoded by the coding sequence ATGCAGGCTGCCACACACGAAATTCTTGATATTGAAGCCATTCGCCGCGATTTTCCAATCCTTGACCAACGTGTTCATGGAAAAGAGCTGGTCTATTTTGATAATGCTGCAACTACGCAGAAGCCTTTATCGGTCATCCATGCGCTTACACAGTATTACGAAGGCTACAACGCCAACATCCACCGGGGTATTCATTTCCTGGCTGAAAAAGCAACCGCTGCTTTTGAGGCTACTCGCGTTGCTATTCAGCAATTTATCAATGCGGCCCACGTTGAAGAGGTTATTTTTACGTACGGTACAACCGATAGCATTAACCTGGTAGCTCAGTCTTACGGCCGCAAGTTTCTGGGTGAAGGCGACGAAATTATCATTACGGCGATGGAGCACCACTCGAACATCGTGCCCTGGCAAATGCTGTGCGAAGAAAAAGGGTGTGTGCTGAAGGTCATTCCCGTGGATGACAAAGGCGATCTGATTCTGGAGGAATACGAAAAGCTGCTTTCTGAACGGACTAAACTGGTCTCTGTTGTTTACGTCTCCAACGCGTTGGGAACCATCAACCCCGTTAAAACGATCATCGATAAAGCCCACGAATTTGGCGCTAAAGTGATGCTTGATGGCGCACAGGCCAGTTCGCACCTTGACATTGACGTTCAGGCGCTGGACTGCGACTTTTTCGCTTTTTCGGCTCATAAAATTTATGGTCCAACCGGCATGGGTGCCCTTTATGGCAAAAGTGAGGTTTTAAACGCCATGAATCCTTATCGGGGTGGCGGCGAGATGATCAAAGAGGTAACGTTTGAAAAAACAACCTACAACGATATTCCGTATAAATTTGAAGCAGGCACGCCTAATATTGCAGACGTAGTTGCCACGCAAAACGCGCTGGAATACATCAATACGCTCGGCAAAAGCAGCATCGCCGCTCATGAACACGCGCTTTTGGAATACGCAACCGAGGCGATGGAAAGCATTGAAGGGCTGAAAATTATTGGTAAAGCCAACGAAAAAATCAGCGTGATTTCGTTCGTGATGGATGGCATTCACCACCAGGATATAGGCGTTATTCTTGACCAGTTGGGAATTGCCGTGCGGACGGGGCACCATTGTACTCAACCCCTTATGCGCCGGTATGGCATTGCGGGAACCACGCGGGCTTCATTTGCCGTTTACAACACTAAGGAAGAAATTGACCGGCTGGTGCAGGGAATACACCGCGTTCGGAAGATGATGTTATAA
- a CDS encoding SDR family NAD(P)-dependent oxidoreductase: MSRIALITGATSGIGQATAEAFAQLNYRLILCGRRADRLEELKQALSAQTSVFTLQFDIRDSAAVSDTIASLPDEWKQIDVLINNAGNAHGLDSIQEGNLDDWDQMIDGNVQGLLYVSKAVIPGMVERQRGHIVNLSSIAGKQTYANGAVYCASKAAVEALSEGMRLDLTPQGIKVTNIAPGAVETEFSVVRFKGDAERAAKVYQGFDPLIPKDIADAIVYAVSAPANVQIADITILAAAQASATSITRK, from the coding sequence ATGTCCCGTATCGCTCTCATTACCGGTGCCACGTCTGGTATTGGTCAGGCCACTGCCGAAGCCTTCGCCCAACTGAATTACCGGCTTATTCTCTGTGGCCGCCGCGCCGACCGACTGGAAGAACTTAAACAAGCCCTGAGCGCCCAGACAAGCGTATTTACGCTCCAGTTTGACATACGTGACAGCGCCGCCGTATCCGACACTATAGCCTCATTACCAGACGAATGGAAACAAATTGACGTATTGATTAATAATGCGGGAAATGCGCACGGGCTAGACTCCATTCAGGAAGGAAACCTCGACGACTGGGACCAGATGATCGACGGCAATGTGCAGGGTTTATTATACGTTTCGAAAGCGGTTATTCCGGGAATGGTGGAGCGGCAGCGTGGGCATATTGTTAACCTCAGTTCCATTGCAGGGAAGCAGACCTACGCCAACGGGGCCGTTTATTGCGCTTCCAAGGCTGCCGTCGAAGCGCTTAGCGAAGGAATGCGGCTGGACTTAACGCCGCAGGGTATCAAAGTGACGAACATTGCGCCCGGAGCTGTCGAAACTGAATTTTCGGTAGTGCGTTTTAAAGGCGATGCCGAACGGGCTGCCAAAGTCTACCAGGGCTTTGATCCACTGATCCCGAAAGACATTGCCGACGCGATTGTATACGCTGTCAGCGCCCCAGCCAATGTACAGATTGCGGATATTACGATTTTGGCAGCAGCCCAGGCTTCGGCAACCTCCATCACGCGAAAATAA